Sequence from the Hoplias malabaricus isolate fHopMal1 chromosome 10, fHopMal1.hap1, whole genome shotgun sequence genome:
ttttatatatatatatgtcagaGTACCTTGTTTTACAGGCAGTTGCCTGCGCTGCACTCCATGGTAAGTGAAGCTATTCGAGTAAATTATATTTCCATTTCACGTTTAATAATCCCTAGAATTAAAGTTTGGCTACACCCTAAAATCTTTTTCATTAACAGCTCAGTTGTAGTGATTTTTCCtaaaataaacttaaaataaaaatctgacattatttgtttttcatacATTACAGGAGCTGATTTGCAACTAGGCAGATTAAATCAGCACATTTAAgtctattatttttttaaaacatagttAAGAGTGTTGGATGAAGTGGGGTGTAGGGAGTGTGTGATTTGAACTGATCTTTCTGAAACttacagtttcctcccatatGCAAGTAATAAAAATAGTCTTGACACAAAGTATGGAAGGACCCACCTTTTGATGGATGTGATGTGGACTTGAAATGCTGAATTAATATGAAAGTGTATCTGTTACATCAGACAGATGACTATAAAAACTCTTCTGAAGTCCATTTTGTGTGAATTGGCTTTCAGTCAGTAGGCCCTTCCCTGTCAGGGTAAGTGATTCTTGTCCAGGTTGAGCGATGAAACCCGTGAGATTCTGTGACAACAGGCAGATGTCGGGGCTGTGAATGTAATCTTGTGAGGGAAGTGGAAAATCTTATTCTGAACTGGGGTAAAGAAGCTACTATACTTGTGAGCCCATCACAGATATCACTTGGTAGAGACTAAGTGGCAATGCTGCATATGGCAGGGATATGAATTAAATAGTCTACTTTCAAAATTTCCACAGAGCTGAAGATTCAGAGTGGTCAAATAAGCGAGACAATTTATTGCATATTTTTCAATCCATTCATCCTTAAATGATTGGTTTTCACTGttcattttccttttctgtGTACAGAGCAAATTTGAAGATGCCATTTTAGTTTTGGATGTGATATTAACCTTCCTTTGTCAGTTGCAAAGCAGTTTTTTGATGAGTACAATTCACCAAACCAACTCTCTGCTGAGTATGTCATTGTTGTCAAAGAAATAATTTACAAGCTCTGTGACTGGACAATAAGATATGAAAAGAGAAATTTAGACTGATTGCAAtgatagttttatttattttctgatgtTATTTTGTTGGTCTGTAATAAATTGCATTAAGTTCCAGAGCGGGACTGAAGTCTGCATATGGAGTACCACTGACTGGTGTATGGTTTATATGCTGTTTCTGTTCAGTCATGGAGCAGGTTTACAGTGCAGAGGACAGGCCTGAGGAGACAGTCAGTCATGTGGGCAACTCCTACGCACCTCAGGTGACCCCTACACATAACGGAAAGGTCAGGATAGACACAGAAAATATATATGGTGAGtctgtcagaaaagaaaaataaataaataaaaatacaaacaaactacAACACCAAAAAACATAACTATCATCTACATAAAACACACTCCTTTATGTGTTCTTAAAACACAGTGTGTTGTTAGAACACAGttgctgtttatttgctgaatttaacattGAACACACAAATTGTGGCCTGTTCACAAATGGTCACATTTCATACTTTGCCTTATTTTAGAAAGTATGAAATAGAAATTGTGCGCTAAAGTAGCAAAAATCTGAATGCTTAGGTTGTTTCATGTAAACGATatgttaaatttacatttaaaatttaaaccaAACGTATTTTTGAAAGCAAAACATGTTAACTTTCCATACAACTACATATCAATGAGGTttgtgctctgtgtgtttgtgtgtgtgtgtgtgtgtctgcagatGAAACTTTGAGTCTTTGGAAGAGCATTGCTGAGATGGGGCTGATGGGTGACGTGGTGTCCACTATTCGCTCTGAGCTGCTGTCCATGCTGAGGGGAGTGGAGCGCCGTAGTGAACAGGCCAACTTACAGGAAGCAGGTGGGGACAGAAAATATTCTGCCACAGACTTTGCTATACACCAGTCAGCTGTAACATTAAAAGGTCTGACATGTGAAGTGAATAATACTGATTATCTTGTTCCAGTAGAACTTTTCAAAGGGCCAAGGACCTGACCCACTTTGACAAAAGTAGGATTGTAATGGCAAGAAAACTGTCAAGAAAATGTCAGATCATCTAGTATGCCAtggtttttcttttataaaagtGGTCAGAGGAAGGACAGCTTGTGAACTGGGGAGAGGAGAATAAGTGCCCAAGGCTCAGTGATGTACCACAGAAGAGATACTGTTGCACAAATGGCTGAAAATGCTTGCTATGATAGATAGGTGTAAGCACGGTGTATTGCAGCTTGATGTGTCTGTGGCTGCATATTCAAGGAAACAGCCCATGTGTCCAAGATGACCCTTGTCCAACATCTGCATCAGAACCTGGCTATGGAGAAATGGAAGAAACTGGCATGGACTGATGAATcatgtttgcttttacattATATGGATTGCTCAGTGAATAAGTGTCGTATACGATGGGAAGAATTAATGGAGGCAGTGTGATGCACTGGACAATATTTTACTAGGTCCATGTGGATGTACCTTCTACATGTATCCATACCTTAACATTGTTACAGACCAGAATCCTTCCacacttgaaaaaaaaagttaaaaagttGTTTGCCAGTGAGTTCAAGATATTGACTTGGCCTCCTAATTCCCAGGGATCTCAGTTTTATTGGCCATGTGCGGGATGTGAGGGACAAGGAACTCTGGTGTTTTAAAGAGGTCATACAGTATTAATGTAAAGAATAATTAGTTCAATAATAATGCaatattattttcctttttccacaagttaacactgATCAATCAACACAGCACTGTTCTCCCTTGTCTGAACAGCCCCTCTTCAGAATGATCATTGTCAACACCTTAAAATGAGAATGAGTCACAACTCAGTTCAAAGCAAGAAGTGAGGACAGAGAAGCAGAAGTTCTGCATTTTATCTTTTCCTCagcacttgtgtttgttttgctcagtttaatCTTGTCTTGTGCTCTCAAATAAATGCGGGTGCAGCATTCTGATTTGAAAGACTTAGACAAGAAGGTGGAACAATTCTGAAATGCTGGCCATCTATGCGAGATGCGGCACAAAATCAGAGtctctcattttatcccatCACAAAGATCTGtgtgggttgttttatttcacagtttgtgtgttggtaggAGCTCCACGTCCacaaaaaatcattttaaatttcacaaatttgatatTTAAAGTACCTACTGCTAACCTCTTGGTGCCAACTACCACAGGCAAACTTCAGAGTTTTGTGGACTCTATCCAAGGTTTCTGACCTGTTCTGGCAGCATTATGGGGATCTACACAATATTTGGCAGGTGGATTTAACaatatggctgattggtgtatatttatttctttttggaTCCAAAGCTTACATCTccattgttgttatttttcattgtttgacatcatttgaaaacaccaGCTTCTCTAAAATGTGTCAAAATTTCTTTACGAATGGTCTATAATGacttaaaataaaatccagttccattcactttcattcattcattctttcattcattgtctgtaaccacttatccagttcagggtcacggtgggtccggagcctacccagaatcactgggcacaaggcgggaacacaccctggagcgggtgccagtccatcacaaggagacacacactcatgcattcaGTCACACTCTCACGCCTAAGGACACATTCGagcaccaatccacctaccaatgtgtttttgactgtggaaggaaaccggagcacccagaagaaacccatgcgaacacagggagaacacaccaaactcctcacaaacagtgacccaaaactgtgtgacagcaacactacatgttgcgccaccgtgccacccaaaacTATGTCATATTTATGTCAAATAAATGGAAATTGTGCACTACAGTTTGCAGAAAACTGCcacatatataaatgtgttCCTTTTGGGGAATGTGTTAACTTActgtcaagtgtgtgtgtgtgtgtgtgtgtgtgtgtgtgtgtttgtgtgtgtgtgtgtgtgtgtgcgtgcgcatgTGCATgtggacatgtgtgtgtgtgtgtgtgtgtactagatGCAGCAGTTCTGACCACCCTTACACAGATGTTTGGTCTACTGGACTCAGTACGGCAGGTCCTGGACCTGCAAAGGAGCAAGACTGAAGACAACCAGCATCAAATTCATACCACACTGAGTGGTAAGATAAAGGTTGTTCAGAGTTACAAAAGTACTGCAGTTTGATATTTACCATTATTTAGCTTTGTTTCATGAAATTTTTCTTAACTTTCCCAAAGTTCTAGCTGACCAGCTGGATAAGCATAAGCAGAAGACAATGTTTCATGAATCTAAACCCACGTCCTTCAAGAGGTCCAGGCTACAGAGAGATTGTCCCAACAGTGCAatgacctcctcctcctcctcatttaCTGTACTGTCTCCCCTCACTCTGCCCTCTTCTAGCCAGTCTCCGACCATAGCTGGGCTGCCCGTGGACATGCTGACCCTGCTGCCGACCAGCACTGTGGGCAGAGCAGAGGCCATGATTGTAGGGCCCCCAACTGGGATCACTATGCTTAGCACAAATTTTGGGGACAAGAGCCCTGCAGTGGAGGTGCTTCGCTTGAGGCCAGGACCGAGTCAGGAGGGGGAAGCGGAGGAAGTGGTGCAAGAGAAGAAGTCAGAATCAGAAAGGAAAGAGAAGACagagcaaaaaaagagaaaaaaggtgATGTCGCAGAAGTTGGTTGACAGCAATAAACCACGCAAAAACAAGGAAAGTGAGAGTGGAATCCTTGACGCTCCTTCTAacgagattaaaaaaaatgcaggatGGAAATTATAGACTTAACAGTTGACTTTAAAAAGCGGCCACTAATTCAGGATCAGTTCTATTTCTTATCCTAATGCAATTGATTCTATGTGAAATCTGTTGATGTTTGAGCACTAAAACTCTCTACGGTTTTCTAAACATGGGCAGTAGAAAAATGATGTCAATTCTTGAGCATTCAACCATTGCTTCTATTCTAACAAGACCgtgtaactttacagaagaaagcAAATACATAGGATAATTAACATGTTCATTCTTCAGACAGTGTAAAGGGTAAAACATTGTTTTGATATGACAATGGTGAAATACTATATAGCTTAAAAAACAGaagtttatttttacatttttatgtgttGGATTTACTGTTTCCtctgattttcattttttaaatctttgttTGGTTGTTAAAGCTGTTAACATCTTTTAAAAGTGACTTGAACACCATAACCAACTTTAACTGTGGAATTCTCAGAAGGGTTTTGGCAGTAGGTTCTGCTTTTTTGCACAATGTTGTCAGATTGTAGCTGACCAGTTCAATATAGTGCTTAAAATATGCATTGATTCTGCCAACAATGACAAAAGAGAATATAATTCTCTAAACTccagcttttattttttcttagggaaaatatttttgtaaccTTTTTATGACATTCTGTTCTGTACACCTGCACATGTAAACTTCACTTAAATGTGATTAGATGGTTATCA
This genomic interval carries:
- the LOC136708686 gene encoding glucocorticoid modulatory element-binding protein 1-like isoform X1, yielding MSVGDIVVVKEEGHSNSHKTQLILHLQSISQGTHENIGEAGTTVLAVETQEDMSEGEEIEYGYPITCGDSKAVLLFKKFVCPGINAKCVKFNDQLISPKQFVHLAGKATLKDWKRAIRLGGVMLRKMMDSGQIDFYQHETVCTNSCRSTKFDLLINSTRVLPSVLQTPVSSPPVMEQVYSAEDRPEETVSHVGNSYAPQVTPTHNGKVRIDTENIYDETLSLWKSIAEMGLMGDVVSTIRSELLSMLRGVERRSEQANLQEADAAVLTTLTQMFGLLDSVRQVLDLQRSKTEDNQHQIHTTLSVLADQLDKHKQKTMFHESKPTSFKRSRLQRDCPNSAMTSSSSSFTVLSPLTLPSSSQSPTIAGLPVDMLTLLPTSTVGRAEAMIVGPPTGITMLSTNFGDKSPAVEVLRLRPGPSQEGEAEEVVQEKKSESERKEKTEQKKRKKVMSQKLVDSNKPRKNKESESGILDAPSNEIKKNAGWKL
- the LOC136708686 gene encoding glucocorticoid modulatory element-binding protein 1-like isoform X2 — its product is MSVGDIVVVKEEGHSNSHKTQLILHLQSISQGTHENIGEAGTTVLAVETQDMSEGEEIEYGYPITCGDSKAVLLFKKFVCPGINAKCVKFNDQLISPKQFVHLAGKATLKDWKRAIRLGGVMLRKMMDSGQIDFYQHETVCTNSCRSTKFDLLINSTRVLPSVLQTPVSSPPVMEQVYSAEDRPEETVSHVGNSYAPQVTPTHNGKVRIDTENIYDETLSLWKSIAEMGLMGDVVSTIRSELLSMLRGVERRSEQANLQEADAAVLTTLTQMFGLLDSVRQVLDLQRSKTEDNQHQIHTTLSVLADQLDKHKQKTMFHESKPTSFKRSRLQRDCPNSAMTSSSSSFTVLSPLTLPSSSQSPTIAGLPVDMLTLLPTSTVGRAEAMIVGPPTGITMLSTNFGDKSPAVEVLRLRPGPSQEGEAEEVVQEKKSESERKEKTEQKKRKKVMSQKLVDSNKPRKNKESESGILDAPSNEIKKNAGWKL